The following are from one region of the Mauremys reevesii isolate NIE-2019 linkage group 2, ASM1616193v1, whole genome shotgun sequence genome:
- the ARMH2 gene encoding armadillo-like helical domain-containing protein 2 isoform X1: MFKKLRACYETYIKTFFSSVKEEPYNPTGSIFHKQKIVRYGTNVRNTQLPLEQRAQAAKNIGLLAYTGGPNAGIYASEYIQDLIDILHMPDTSANVRILVLQGLCGICYINYSNQNKVKDLNLADVLFVCLTEDENSSPASNHITVVKFWVCYLLTVLCCNNIPYIRILHELGGQMLETKLKSLSHMEWSGWPDNYAEVLFSLLGFHKGQLTSAI, encoded by the exons ATGTTTAAGAAGCTCCGAGCTTGTTATGAAACTTATATCAAAACCTTTTTTTCTTCTGTGAAGGAAGAGCCCTACAATCCAACTGGCAGCATTTTTCATAAGCAAAAAATTGTTAGATATGGCACCAATGTGAGGAATACACAACTACCCCTGGAACAGAGAGCCCAAGCTGCAAAAAATATTGGACTGCTAGCGTACACAG GTGGGCCAAATGCTGGAATTTATGCATCAGAATACATCCAGGACCTAATTGATATCTTGCACATGCCAGATACTTCAGCAAATGTGAGGATCCTGGTGCTCCAAGGGCTGTGCGGTATTTGCTATATAAATTACAGTAACCAAAACAAGGTAAAAGATCTGAATCTTGCTGATGTTCTTTTTGTTTGTCTCACTGAAGATGAAAATTCATCCCCAGCTAGCAACCATATTACGGTGGTTAAGTTCTGGGTTTGTTACCTTCTGACTGTCCTTTGTTGCAACAATATCCCATACATCAGAATACTCCATGAATTGGGAGGTCAAATGCTGGAAACAAAGCTGAAAAGCCTGTCTCACATGGAATGGTCTGGCTGGCCCGATAATTATGCAGAAGTACTGTTTTCCCTTTTGGGGTTTCACAAAGGTCAACTTACTTCtgctatttaa
- the ARMH2 gene encoding armadillo-like helical domain-containing protein 2 isoform X3, translating to MFKKLRACYETYIKTFFSSVKEEPYNPTGSIFHKQKIVRYGTNVRNTQLPLEQRAQAAKNIGLLAYTGGPNAGIYASEYIQDLIDILHMPDTSANVRILVLQGLCGICYINYSNQNKKSLVDFLLMQLSL from the exons ATGTTTAAGAAGCTCCGAGCTTGTTATGAAACTTATATCAAAACCTTTTTTTCTTCTGTGAAGGAAGAGCCCTACAATCCAACTGGCAGCATTTTTCATAAGCAAAAAATTGTTAGATATGGCACCAATGTGAGGAATACACAACTACCCCTGGAACAGAGAGCCCAAGCTGCAAAAAATATTGGACTGCTAGCGTACACAG GTGGGCCAAATGCTGGAATTTATGCATCAGAATACATCCAGGACCTAATTGATATCTTGCACATGCCAGATACTTCAGCAAATGTGAGGATCCTGGTGCTCCAAGGGCTGTGCGGTATTTGCTATATAAATTACAGTAACCAAAACAAG